The nucleotide sequence ACTTACGGTTTCCGACGACTTCCACAGCCAGCATGCGCCTCAAACGTTGAAGGACTGACCTGATcccataaaaaatataaaggctAATTCAGAGCCATATACTTAATGCCAGGAAAGAAAATTTGACGACATTAACGAGAGCGTACCACTTTGTCACAACAAGAACAGAGTATTCCAAATCCCTTCTTATAGCCAACAAGCATTTTCTGCGTCATTAACAAAATGGTTGGAGTAAATAAAGTTACACAAACAGGATGAAGAAAAGCCATTAGTCATGTAGAACTAACCTTTCCAGCGAGAAAATATCCCACTTCGGTCCCATCTGGCAGTATATCATCCTCAAAAACAAGTTTGTGCAGCCGTACATCCCTTTCAAAATGACAAAAGATGGACTGAGAACCAAAAAACGTATGACaggaaaaagagaaaacaatCTAGCAGTCTAGCACTAGACATAGATACGTAGGTTAAATGCTAACAACACTACTCACTTTCTGGTCAGTTTCCCTTGGCTGTTGCTTTTGATTGAGCTGGATTTTGACTCACTCGGAGTAGTTCTTGAAAGCACACCTGGCTCAGGTGACCTGTAGAATCCAAGATAAATTTAGCCTGGCTAACAAAGTAAGGTCAACAAATATGTTGACGTAATCGATATATGCAAACCCAGAAGAATGGGTATGGATCTTAGTCCTGACAGAGTTCTCTTTGCTCAGGCCACCAATTAAAAGAAGAGCATAAGTAAATTTCTAACATAACATCTCATATAATCATTTTCCAGAATGATGAATGACAGATCGCGAACTAATTATAATATAACAGGCCGCCTACAATATGCAAACCCAGAAGAAAGCTATGTATCTTAGCCTAAGCACAAAATGTAATAAATACTAAAAGAGCGCAGAAACATTGCATAGTTGGCGCCACACAAATAACAACAACACTCACTTTTTGGTTGGTTGTTCTCGCCTGTTACTTTGGCGAGGAGTGGATATTGGCCTTCTGGGAATGGTCTTTTTAGCCACATCTGGGCTAGAAAATCTGTAGGAAATCGAGGGAAAATTTAGAATCAATCAAATAGATAAAGGTCTCAATTGTTAATGGTGTATTAGATATAcccaaaaataaaagttatgcATATTCGTACTTACAGAATTCTACATAAGCAACCATATAATAGAGGAATATACAGCTCCTAAATCCCTTTGCATTATTAGAATATCCTTTTTCGAAATAAATATACTAACTTTGCATTTCACCTTCCACCCAGACTTAAAATACTAACTTAACATTATACGTGTGTGTTCATCTTACTTTCATATGATTCAGCGGGAAGGAAAAGACTGTTACGAGAAAATAAGGAAATATAAGTCATACCCATTAAGAGGATTTGCTTTAGACGGACTGGTATGGGGTTCTGGCTCCTTTCTCTCCAAACACGATTTGCACGCAAATAATGACTTTGTTTCACAAGGCTCAACCATTGGACCTGCAACCAATTAGATATAACCAGTCTGAATTCTTTAACTAAACAGTCTTTCTAATATTGCACAAACCAATGATCCAATCAGCAAACCTTGGCAACCGAAACACACGCTAGATTTCTTGAAATCTGGTCCAACTAACAAACGAAGTCTTTCTTCTAGTGTATCATACGAAGTTTCCTTGAAAGCATTCATGACATCACGAAGTGTGCATCCAGACTCCAGTAAGATATACTCAGGTGGGCGCTTGTTTGTGCTAGAAGCATGCTGCTCGAACACGGCGGGACTTACCACCTACggaaatgaaaattaaaatatattacatcaAACCTGCTAGGCATTGTGCATGTCCAATCACAAGACCTTTAAGAACAGTAGATGTCACTACTAACCTGAGTTCCTTTGCAGTCACCACAGAAGCACATAATGCCAGATCCTGTTATTACACCTTTAAGCCCTCTAGTCCCTGCCTCTCTCATCTACCATGGTGAAAATACACATTAGCTATATACAATCCCCTTTTATACACGAgtggaaacaaaaagaaagcCATCATATCATATATACCTTTGCCCCTCGAACATAGTACACAGTTAGTCCCTCAAGTATTCCAGAATCGAGAAGATCCTTCAGCTTTTTCGGGAAATCCCTTATAAACTTCTTGGGCCGTCCACGCTTGTTGGGAGTTGTAACCGGAGGGCTTTGAAAATCATCCATTCCGACATCATTAGCATGCACAGCTACCTTTCCCAAGTCTGATGGTTCGACATTCTCCAAATCAGGATCGTCTAAATCACTTGTTTGTTTGCCTAATGACCTAGTTAACCTCCTCAAAGGATTATCATCCACTACATCACTCATTGCGTTCTTATCAACATGGCATGGTTGCACACTTTTTTTCTCAGGAAGCTCCTCCTCTTTCCCACATCCCACTAAAGTAGAAGCATCAACACAATTATCTTCACTATCTTTACCTTCCCTTTCTTGATCTATATGATCTTCCTCACCATTAAGCTCAGATTTGCCACTATCAGCAACACAACTATCTTTAGCTTCCCTTTCTTGATTTACATGATCTTTATCACCATTAGCCTCAGATTTGCTACCTTCAGCTGTAGCTTCTACATTAATATGATCTTCACCACCATTAGCCTCAGATTTGCTACCTTCATCCTTTCCCGGATTCACATgaccttcatcatcatcattagcCTCAGACTTCAACATAGACCGAGTCAACCTCCTGCCAGGCTTTCCATAACCCAAACCACTCTCCAACTTAACCTGACAAGACCTCGAAGTAAGTTTCGCAAACTCACTAAAACCAGAAGGACACGCCATAACAATCTCTCTTCGAACCACACTCGAACACTCCTTCTCAGCCTCTTCAACTTCCGTTACCCCCTTCTCaaccttctcctcctcctcctcactCATCGCCACGTCACCACACCCATTACTCTCAATCTTCTTCTCCGACTCAGTCTCCTCACTAAACACCACCCCCTTCCCTTCGTCATCATCAACATAATCATCAACAACGTCGCTCTTCTCCTCCTCCGCGGAACCAGACACCACGGCATCATCAACGTCCTCCTCGTCCTCCTTCGCGAGACGAATCTTCTTCAAGGACGCCGAGCGGAGGCAGCGGGTGGGCGGCGGTCTCTTGGCGGCGGTTTTGCTTCCGCGGGTGCGGCCTAGCGACTCGCCTCCACAGATCTCGGACCGAGATTTCAGCATGAATTGCAGTTCCCTCTTGCAGCCTGTGCGGACCATCGTCTCTCCCGTGGATGTGCCTTTCGCCATCGATTTTTTGAATTGATTTCGAGTCGCTCGCGAGATTCAATGTGGGGGAATCAAAGGGAAGCCTAAAGAGGGATTGGATCTAGTGGTGGTGGGTTCATAAGAAGAGGATCAATTTCGAAAATTAGGGTTGAGAGAGGGGAGGGGAGGGAGAAGGTGGGAAGCTGTGTGTGTATTGATTGAGTGGTTTTCGTTCTGGCAAAGGAGCCTCGAGATTAAAGActtgttttgtttctatttttatgttttttgtcgAAATCCaatgtattttatttgattattctttatttatttatcatcgTTTCCAGTTGTTTTCGAGATTCAGTTCCATGGATAGTATATTCTGTAACTTGCAACCCTTTCTGCGGTAACATTGTTcaattgtgtgtttttttttctttttgaaaaatctttggatgtctttttttttgtcttca is from Brassica napus cultivar Da-Ae chromosome A4, Da-Ae, whole genome shotgun sequence and encodes:
- the LOC106446730 gene encoding uncharacterized protein LOC106446730 is translated as MAKGTSTGETMVRTGCKRELQFMLKSRSEICGGESLGRTRGSKTAAKRPPPTRCLRSASLKKIRLAKEDEEDVDDAVVSGSAEEEKSDVVDDYVDDDEGKGVVFSEETESEKKIESNGCGDVAMSEEEEEKVEKGVTEVEEAEKECSSVVRREIVMACPSGFSEFAKLTSRSCQVKLESGLGYGKPGRRLTRSMLKSEANDDDEGHVNPGKDEGSKSEANGGEDHINVEATAEGSKSEANGDKDHVNQEREAKDSCVADSGKSELNGEEDHIDQEREGKDSEDNCVDASTLVGCGKEEELPEKKSVQPCHVDKNAMSDVVDDNPLRRLTRSLGKQTSDLDDPDLENVEPSDLGKVAVHANDVGMDDFQSPPVTTPNKRGRPKKFIRDFPKKLKDLLDSGILEGLTVYYVRGAKMREAGTRGLKGVITGSGIMCFCGDCKGTQVVSPAVFEQHASSTNKRPPEYILLESGCTLRDVMNAFKETSYDTLEERLRLLVGPDFKKSSVCFGCQGPMVEPCETKSLFACKSCLERKEPEPHTSPSKANPLNGFSSPDVAKKTIPRRPISTPRQSNRREQPTKKSPEPGVLSRTTPSESKSSSIKSNSQGKLTRKDVRLHKLVFEDDILPDGTEVGYFLAGKKMLVGYKKGFGILCSCCDKVVSPSTFEAHAGCGSRRKPFHQIYTTNGVSLHELSVALTMDQKFSVGENDDLCSICKDGGELLCCDTCPRSYHIVCAYLPSLPSERWSCKYCVNMMEREKCVESNPNAVAAGRVRGVDAIAQITTRCIRIVSSLTSELPSVCVLCRGHSFCRLGFNARTVIICDQCEKEFHVGCLKEHNIADLKELPEDKWFCSLGCENINTSLDSLVVRGEEKLSYNSLRKRQNPNEESCPEDNTTPDIRWRVLSGRLTSSDDTDTKALLGKALSILHERFDPISESGSRGDLIPAMLYGRKSKGQDFSGMYCTMLTVDGVIVSVGIFRVFGSELAELPLVATSRDCQGQGYFQCLFDCIERLLGSLNVKHLVLPAADEAKSIWTDKFGFTKMTEEEMKEYRRDFSVMVFHGTSMLRKTVPAMNKPEEDSMEQ